The following are encoded in a window of Lacinutrix sp. WUR7 genomic DNA:
- the glmS gene encoding glutamine--fructose-6-phosphate transaminase (isomerizing) yields MCGIVGYIGHREAYPIILEGLKRLEYRGYDSAGIALFDGENLKISKTKGKVADLQKKLEDEISTNGNLGIGHTRWATHGVPNDVNSHPHASNSGDLVIIHNGIIENYAALKTELTKRGYTFKSDTDTEVLINLIEDVKLKENVKLGKAVQIALNQVVGAYAIAVIDKNKPDEIVIARLGSPLAIGVGKDEFFIASDATPFLEYTKSAIYLEDEEMAIIRLNKEVKIRKIKDDSVVAPYVQELQMNLEQIEKGGYEHFMLKEIHEQPDAIRDTYRGRLLAKKGIIKMSGVDDNLDKFLQADKITIVACGTSWHAGLVAEYIFEDLARIPVEVEYASEFRYRNPVISNKDIVIAISQSGETADTLAAIKLAKQNGAFVFGVCNVVGSSIARETHAGAYTHAGPEIGVASTKAFTTQITVLTLIALKLAKAKGKISNPDYHYHLQELELIPEKVERALQSEPHIKAVAKIYKDAKNCLYLGRGYNFPVALEGALKLKEISYIHAEGYPAAEMKHGPIALIDEQMPVFVIATKKGHYEKVVSNIEEIKSRAGKIIGIVTEGDTNVKNLADHVIEVPETLESLTPLLTTIPLQLLSYHIAVMLNRNVDQPRNLAKSVTVE; encoded by the coding sequence ATGTGTGGTATAGTAGGTTACATAGGTCATAGAGAAGCATATCCAATTATCCTTGAAGGACTGAAACGTCTGGAATACAGAGGATATGATAGTGCAGGAATTGCCCTTTTTGATGGTGAAAACCTAAAGATATCTAAAACCAAAGGTAAAGTTGCAGATTTACAAAAAAAATTAGAAGACGAAATATCTACTAACGGTAACTTAGGTATAGGTCACACACGTTGGGCAACCCATGGTGTGCCTAATGATGTAAACTCACACCCGCACGCTTCCAACTCTGGAGATCTAGTTATTATCCACAATGGTATTATAGAAAATTACGCAGCGCTTAAAACAGAATTAACCAAAAGAGGCTATACTTTTAAATCCGACACAGATACTGAAGTTTTAATAAATCTTATTGAAGACGTAAAACTTAAAGAAAACGTAAAACTAGGTAAAGCAGTACAAATTGCACTAAACCAAGTAGTAGGAGCTTATGCAATTGCCGTTATTGACAAAAACAAACCAGACGAAATAGTTATCGCTCGTCTAGGAAGTCCATTAGCTATTGGAGTTGGTAAAGACGAATTTTTTATTGCTAGTGATGCTACTCCTTTTCTAGAATACACAAAAAGTGCCATCTATTTAGAAGATGAAGAAATGGCAATTATTAGATTAAATAAAGAGGTTAAAATCAGAAAAATTAAAGATGATTCTGTTGTAGCACCTTACGTTCAAGAGCTTCAAATGAATTTAGAGCAAATTGAAAAAGGAGGTTATGAACACTTTATGCTTAAAGAAATTCATGAACAACCAGATGCAATAAGAGACACCTACAGAGGACGTCTTTTAGCAAAAAAAGGAATCATTAAAATGTCTGGAGTAGATGACAATCTAGACAAATTTCTTCAAGCAGATAAAATAACTATTGTTGCTTGTGGTACTTCATGGCATGCCGGACTAGTAGCAGAATATATTTTTGAAGATTTAGCAAGAATACCTGTTGAGGTAGAATATGCTTCAGAATTTAGATATAGAAACCCCGTAATATCTAATAAAGACATCGTTATTGCTATTTCGCAATCTGGTGAAACGGCAGATACTTTAGCTGCAATTAAGCTTGCTAAACAAAATGGAGCATTTGTATTTGGTGTTTGTAATGTTGTAGGTTCTTCTATAGCTAGAGAAACACACGCAGGTGCATACACACACGCAGGACCAGAAATTGGTGTTGCGTCCACAAAAGCATTTACCACTCAAATTACGGTATTAACATTAATTGCTTTAAAATTAGCTAAAGCAAAAGGAAAAATATCGAATCCTGATTATCATTACCACTTACAAGAATTAGAATTAATTCCTGAAAAAGTAGAAAGAGCATTACAATCAGAACCACATATTAAAGCAGTTGCAAAAATATATAAAGATGCAAAAAACTGTCTATACTTAGGAAGAGGTTATAATTTCCCAGTAGCTTTAGAAGGTGCATTAAAATTAAAAGAAATTTCATACATACACGCTGAAGGATATCCTGCAGCAGAAATGAAGCATGGTCCAATAGCATTAATAGATGAACAAATGCCAGTTTTTGTTATAGCAACAAAAAAAGGACACTATGAAAAAGTTGTAAGTAACATTGAAGAAATAAAATCAAGAGCAGGTAAAATAATTGGTATAGTAACAGAAGGAGATACCAATGTTAAAAACCTAGCCGATCATGTTATTGAGGTTCCAGAAACTTTAGAATCTTTAACTCCTTTACTTACCACCATTCCACTTCAATTATTGTCTTATCATATTGCAGTAATGTTAAATAGAAACGTAGACCAACCAAGAAATCTAGCAAAATCGGTCACGGTAGAGTAG
- a CDS encoding TonB-dependent receptor domain-containing protein → MRTILSILLLLFCGLTYAQTTITGTVVDDSNLPIPSANIIVVGASVGTVTDFDGNFTLTVNQNPPFTIQASSIGFEASSQEVTANNQTFNFILAEGTSLDEVVISASRTPERVFESPVTVERFGLKEIKNTASADFYGGLENLKGVDVNTNSLTFKSVNTRGFATFANTRFMQLVDGMDNSTPALNFPIGNLVGMIETDVQSVELLPGASSALYGANAFNGILFMRSKSPFDHQGISGFIKQGITSQKASGDNPYTDLGIRMAYKFSDKFAAKINFGFLKGTDWAANSIDDTDMVGGTRASNINYNGLNVYGDEVSTNIRSASGFGFIPDVEVSRTGYNESDLTDYNAESIKSDWGLYYRPITDSNFEVSYVGKVGTGSTIYQGTNRYNIDNFFQQQHKLELKNDNYFLRGYVVADKAGDSYDMVFTGIQINRAWKSDQDWFGDYIGTIAGIELSGNPQGLTEAQKHALARNVADEVIDTDGDDGIERFEPGSPQFKNAFNRSINDPDLTTGSKFQDASKYYHADGNYNFSHLIDFADIQVGGSYRKYNLNSGGTIYTDGDSEIDYSEFGVYTQIQKNFELNDEMELKVTGSARYDKSEFFDGFISPRLSLGLTLNQNHNIRGSIQTGFRNPTTQDLFIGLDSGRAILIGSAPDNLDRFSRNYNISTVGQNDYGQSSTITQTGARAYDNSYTQSAVEALAATNNPAVLLTPDAIANPELVKPEKVTSMEIGYRGKFNKLIVDFSTYYNKYQDFISQEVVVAPLYGEVGTPLSVAAIANGDYQAYSAYTNSSVDVNSYGASLGLSTKVFGSFDLSGSYTFTKQDYDENANPNFETNFNTPEHKFKASFGNTNLFENFGFNLSYRFSDDYYWEATFGDGVVPEFHTVDAQINYRVPKLKSTFKLGGTNLGGKEYFTAIGTGHIGSMYYIGWTINNL, encoded by the coding sequence ATGAGAACAATTCTTTCAATTCTATTGTTGCTTTTTTGTGGATTAACCTATGCGCAAACAACAATAACAGGAACAGTGGTTGACGATAGCAACTTACCAATTCCTAGTGCAAACATTATTGTTGTAGGTGCCTCCGTTGGTACTGTTACCGATTTTGATGGTAACTTCACATTAACAGTAAACCAAAACCCTCCATTTACTATACAAGCAAGTAGCATTGGTTTTGAGGCTTCTTCACAAGAAGTAACTGCAAACAACCAAACCTTTAATTTTATTTTAGCAGAAGGAACTTCTTTAGATGAAGTTGTAATTTCAGCTTCTAGAACTCCAGAACGTGTTTTTGAATCTCCAGTAACGGTAGAACGTTTTGGTTTAAAAGAAATTAAAAACACAGCTTCAGCTGACTTTTATGGTGGTTTAGAAAACTTAAAAGGTGTAGATGTAAACACAAATAGTTTAACATTTAAATCTGTAAACACAAGAGGTTTTGCAACATTTGCAAACACTAGATTCATGCAGTTAGTTGACGGAATGGACAATTCTACTCCAGCTTTAAATTTCCCTATTGGTAATTTAGTTGGTATGATTGAAACAGATGTTCAAAGTGTAGAGTTATTACCAGGAGCTTCATCTGCATTATATGGTGCAAATGCTTTTAATGGTATCCTTTTTATGCGAAGTAAAAGTCCTTTTGACCACCAAGGTATTAGTGGGTTCATCAAACAAGGTATCACTTCTCAAAAAGCATCAGGAGATAATCCATATACAGATTTAGGTATACGTATGGCTTACAAGTTTAGTGACAAATTTGCCGCTAAAATAAATTTTGGTTTCCTAAAAGGAACAGATTGGGCAGCTAATAGTATTGACGACACAGACATGGTAGGTGGAACACGTGCTAGCAACATTAACTATAATGGTTTAAATGTTTATGGTGATGAGGTTTCAACAAATATAAGATCTGCTTCAGGTTTTGGTTTTATACCAGATGTTGAAGTAAGTAGAACCGGTTATAATGAAAGCGATTTAACCGATTATAATGCGGAAAGTATTAAATCAGATTGGGGATTATACTATCGCCCAATTACAGATAGCAATTTCGAAGTTTCTTATGTTGGTAAAGTAGGAACAGGTTCTACTATTTATCAGGGAACAAATAGATATAACATCGATAACTTCTTCCAACAACAACATAAATTAGAATTAAAAAATGATAATTACTTTTTAAGAGGTTATGTAGTTGCTGATAAAGCAGGAGATTCTTATGACATGGTATTTACTGGAATTCAAATTAACAGAGCTTGGAAAAGTGATCAAGATTGGTTTGGAGATTACATAGGAACCATTGCTGGTATCGAATTAAGTGGTAACCCTCAAGGTTTAACCGAAGCCCAAAAACATGCTTTAGCTAGAAATGTTGCTGATGAAGTAATTGATACAGATGGAGATGATGGAATAGAACGTTTTGAGCCAGGTTCACCACAATTTAAAAATGCATTTAACAGAAGTATAAATGACCCAGATTTAACTACGGGATCTAAATTTCAAGATGCATCTAAATATTACCATGCAGATGGTAACTATAACTTTAGTCACTTAATTGACTTTGCAGATATTCAAGTTGGTGGTTCTTACAGAAAATACAATTTAAATTCTGGTGGTACTATTTATACAGATGGGGATAGCGAAATAGATTATTCTGAGTTTGGTGTATATACTCAAATTCAGAAAAATTTCGAACTTAATGATGAAATGGAATTAAAAGTAACAGGTTCTGCTCGTTATGATAAATCAGAATTTTTTGACGGTTTCATTTCTCCAAGATTATCTTTAGGTTTAACCTTAAACCAAAATCATAATATTAGAGGGTCTATTCAAACAGGATTTAGAAACCCAACAACACAAGATTTATTTATTGGTTTAGATTCTGGTCGTGCTATTTTAATAGGTTCTGCTCCAGATAATTTAGACAGATTTTCTAGAAACTATAATATTAGTACAGTTGGTCAAAACGACTATGGACAATCATCTACTATTACACAAACAGGTGCTAGAGCTTATGACAATTCGTATACACAAAGTGCTGTTGAGGCACTTGCAGCAACCAATAACCCAGCAGTTTTATTAACTCCAGATGCTATTGCTAATCCAGAGCTTGTTAAACCAGAGAAAGTAACTTCTATGGAAATTGGCTATAGAGGAAAATTCAATAAGCTAATTGTTGATTTTAGTACGTATTATAATAAATATCAAGATTTCATTTCTCAAGAAGTTGTAGTAGCTCCTTTATATGGTGAAGTAGGAACTCCTTTATCTGTAGCAGCAATTGCAAATGGAGATTACCAAGCATATAGTGCATATACAAATTCTAGTGTAGATGTAAATTCTTATGGTGCTTCTTTAGGTCTTTCTACTAAAGTATTTGGTAGTTTCGACTTAAGCGGAAGTTATACCTTTACAAAACAAGATTATGACGAAAATGCGAATCCTAATTTTGAAACAAACTTTAATACTCCAGAGCATAAATTTAAAGCCTCTTTTGGTAATACTAATTTATTTGAAAACTTTGGATTTAATCTTTCTTATAGATTTAGTGATGATTATTATTGGGAAGCAACGTTTGGAGATGGTGTAGTACCAGAATTTCATACCGTGGATGCACAAATTAATTATAGAGTACCAAAATTAAAGTCTACATTTAAATTAGGTGGAACAAACCTTGGAGGTAAAGAATACTTTACGGCTATTGGTACTGGTCATATTGGTTCTATGTACTACATAGGATGGACAATTAATAACTTATAA
- a CDS encoding DUF4270 domain-containing protein has translation MKKTIKAIKAISLLSLITLAFVACDKDFSTLESEIQGYQNFSTKDATFTVTTYNKKIEAVQSNALSSNLLGVYNDDIYGLTTASVVTQATLSTYAPEFGDSPELVSVILTIPYYSTLEDTTEGESTYSMTAKDSLFGDSDESPIKLSIYKNGYFLRDIDPESLEESQKYYSNANTTINFDNHIEATLFETEGTLENPHFFPSKEEITLTTIEDEEEVEEKLSPRFRKELNAPSGYWESLFFEKEGMTELSNDNNFKNYFRGLYFKAEAVNGKGNLIMLNFNNAMIELNYTNLTGETDEDGTELREDQTLQINLNGNRLNLFENNITNADVIDAYNNPDEVNGDDKLYLKGGAGSMAIIDLFGNEDTDNNELPDDYETFIDTYKDQRLINEANLVFYVDETAGLNKEQEPSRVIIYDIQNNVPVIDYYIDSPNTIDPEYSVVYHSTVLERDSDGFGVKYKIRLTEHLNNILLRDSMNLKLGLMVTTNINEISPYSIFNSEDKVPSGTVMSPRGTVLHGSKANVPDEKRVKLEIFYTEPEN, from the coding sequence ATGAAAAAAACAATTAAAGCAATTAAAGCAATAAGTCTACTTTCGCTAATAACATTAGCATTTGTAGCTTGTGACAAAGATTTTTCTACGCTAGAAAGTGAAATTCAAGGATATCAAAATTTTAGCACAAAAGACGCTACTTTCACGGTAACAACATATAATAAAAAGATAGAAGCTGTTCAAAGTAATGCTCTTTCTTCTAATTTATTAGGTGTTTATAATGATGATATATATGGCTTAACTACGGCAAGTGTTGTAACCCAAGCTACACTTTCAACTTATGCTCCTGAATTTGGGGACTCACCAGAACTTGTTTCTGTAATATTAACTATACCTTACTATTCAACACTTGAGGATACAACAGAAGGAGAATCGACCTATTCTATGACAGCTAAAGATTCATTATTTGGTGATTCTGATGAATCTCCAATAAAGCTATCTATTTATAAAAACGGATATTTCTTAAGAGATATTGATCCAGAAAGTCTAGAGGAATCTCAAAAATACTATTCCAACGCAAATACAACTATAAATTTTGACAATCATATAGAGGCCACCTTATTTGAAACCGAAGGCACTCTTGAAAACCCTCATTTTTTTCCAAGTAAAGAAGAAATAACTTTAACTACTATTGAAGATGAAGAGGAGGTAGAAGAAAAACTATCTCCAAGGTTTAGAAAAGAACTAAATGCTCCTAGCGGCTACTGGGAGAGCTTGTTTTTCGAAAAAGAAGGTATGACGGAATTAAGTAATGACAATAATTTTAAAAATTATTTTAGAGGTCTTTATTTTAAAGCAGAAGCTGTTAATGGAAAGGGTAATTTAATCATGCTTAATTTTAACAATGCGATGATTGAACTTAATTATACAAACCTTACTGGTGAAACGGATGAAGATGGTACGGAACTTAGAGAAGATCAAACACTTCAAATAAACCTAAATGGAAACCGATTAAATTTATTTGAAAACAACATTACGAACGCAGATGTAATCGATGCTTACAACAACCCTGATGAAGTTAATGGTGATGATAAATTATATTTAAAAGGAGGAGCAGGATCTATGGCTATTATAGATTTATTTGGTAATGAAGATACAGATAATAATGAATTACCAGATGATTATGAGACTTTTATAGATACATATAAAGACCAACGTCTTATTAACGAAGCTAACTTAGTTTTTTATGTAGATGAAACTGCTGGTTTAAACAAAGAGCAAGAGCCAAGTAGAGTAATAATTTATGATATACAAAATAACGTCCCTGTTATTGATTATTATATTGACAGTCCAAACACTATAGATCCTGAGTATTCTGTCGTGTATCACTCAACAGTTTTAGAAAGAGATAGTGATGGTTTTGGTGTAAAATATAAAATCAGATTAACAGAACATTTAAATAATATTCTTTTAAGAGATTCTATGAACCTTAAGCTAGGGTTAATGGTTACAACTAACATTAATGAAATTTCACCATACAGTATTTTTAACAGTGAAGACAAAGTACCATCTGGAACAGTAATGTCACCAAGAGGAACGGTATTACATGGTAGTAAAGCAAATGTCCCAGACGAAAAAAGAGTTAAGTTAGAAATTTTTTATACAGAACCAGAAAACTAA
- the atpD gene encoding F0F1 ATP synthase subunit beta, translating into MSKVTGKVAQIVGPVIDVEFAAGAELPKIYDSLEIKKADGSLLVLEVQSHIGEDTVRTIAMDSSDGLSRGTEVNATGAPIQMPVGDDVYGRLFNVIGDAIDGLGNLPKAGEAGLPIHRQAPRFEDLSTSTEVLFTGIKVIDLIEPYAKGGKIGLFGGAGVGKTVLIQELINNIAKGHGGLSVFAGVGERTREGNDLLREMLESGIIKYGDDFMHSMEEGGWDLQKVDKNIMKESKATFVFGQMNEPPGARARVALSGLTIAEYFRDGAGEGQGKDVLFFVDNIFRFTQAGSEVSALLGRMPSAVGYQPTLATEMGAMQERITSTKRGSITSVQAVYVPADDLTDPAPATTFAHLDATTVLSRKIAELGIYPAVDPLDSTSRILTADILGDEHYDCAQRVKELLQRYKELQDIIAILGMEELSEEDKMAVGRARRVQRFLSQPFHVAEQFTGLKGVLVDIKETIKGFNMIMDGELDHLPEAAFNLKGTIEEAIESGEKMLAEA; encoded by the coding sequence ATGTCAAAAGTTACAGGTAAAGTTGCACAAATAGTAGGTCCAGTTATCGATGTAGAATTCGCTGCTGGTGCTGAACTTCCAAAGATTTATGATTCATTAGAAATCAAAAAAGCAGATGGTTCGCTTTTAGTATTAGAGGTACAATCTCACATTGGTGAAGATACAGTACGTACTATTGCTATGGACTCATCCGATGGTTTAAGTAGAGGAACAGAAGTTAACGCTACTGGTGCTCCTATCCAAATGCCAGTTGGTGATGACGTTTACGGTCGTCTATTTAATGTAATTGGAGATGCTATTGATGGTCTTGGAAATTTACCTAAAGCTGGTGAAGCTGGGTTACCAATACACAGACAAGCACCAAGATTTGAAGATTTATCAACTTCTACTGAAGTTCTATTCACAGGTATTAAAGTAATCGATTTAATTGAGCCTTATGCAAAAGGGGGTAAAATTGGTTTATTTGGTGGTGCTGGAGTAGGAAAAACAGTATTAATTCAAGAGTTGATTAACAATATTGCAAAAGGACACGGTGGACTTTCTGTATTCGCAGGAGTTGGGGAAAGAACACGTGAAGGAAACGATTTACTTCGTGAAATGTTAGAGTCAGGAATTATCAAGTATGGTGACGACTTTATGCATTCTATGGAAGAAGGTGGTTGGGATCTTCAAAAAGTGGACAAAAATATAATGAAAGAGTCTAAGGCTACTTTCGTATTCGGACAAATGAATGAACCACCTGGAGCACGTGCACGTGTTGCATTATCTGGTTTAACAATTGCTGAATATTTCCGTGATGGAGCAGGTGAAGGACAAGGGAAAGATGTACTTTTCTTCGTAGATAACATCTTCCGTTTTACACAAGCTGGTTCAGAGGTATCTGCATTATTAGGTCGTATGCCTTCTGCTGTAGGTTACCAACCAACATTAGCAACAGAAATGGGAGCAATGCAAGAACGTATTACTTCAACAAAAAGAGGATCTATTACATCTGTACAAGCGGTTTACGTACCTGCAGATGATTTAACAGATCCAGCACCAGCAACAACATTTGCGCATTTAGATGCAACAACCGTATTATCTCGTAAAATTGCAGAGTTAGGTATTTATCCTGCCGTAGATCCTTTAGATTCTACTTCAAGAATTCTTACTGCTGATATTTTAGGTGATGAGCACTACGATTGTGCACAACGTGTAAAAGAGTTATTACAACGTTATAAAGAATTACAAGATATTATTGCTATTCTTGGTATGGAAGAATTATCTGAAGAAGATAAAATGGCTGTTGGTAGAGCAAGACGTGTACAACGTTTCTTATCACAACCTTTCCACGTAGCAGAACAATTTACAGGTCTTAAAGGTGTTTTAGTAGACATTAAAGAAACGATTAAAGGATTTAACATGATTATGGATGGTGAATTAGATCACTTACCAGAAGCTGCTTTTAACCTTAAAGGAACTATTGAAGAAGCTATCGAGTCTGGAGAGAAAATGTTAGCTGAAGCTTAA
- a CDS encoding LexA family transcriptional regulator — MLQYTSESLTFFTPEVIENSGAVFCDTGISAGFPAPTEDFNEQRISLDRELIKNKETTFYAKVSGQSMIGAGLDDKDLLVIDRSIEPTHNKIAVCFLDGEFTVKRLKIDDEGLWLQPENPNYPIIRITDDNDFVIWGIVTNVIKKV; from the coding sequence ATGTTACAATATACATCCGAATCTCTTACGTTTTTTACTCCAGAGGTTATTGAAAATTCTGGTGCCGTTTTTTGCGATACAGGAATTTCTGCTGGGTTTCCAGCGCCAACCGAAGATTTTAATGAACAAAGAATAAGTCTAGATCGGGAACTTATAAAAAATAAGGAAACTACTTTTTACGCTAAAGTTAGCGGACAATCGATGATTGGTGCAGGGCTAGACGATAAAGATTTATTAGTAATAGATAGAAGTATAGAACCAACACATAATAAAATTGCCGTTTGTTTTTTAGATGGCGAATTTACAGTAAAGCGTTTAAAAATAGATGACGAAGGACTTTGGTTACAACCAGAAAATCCTAATTATCCAATTATTAGAATTACCGATGATAACGATTTTGTTATTTGGGGAATAGTTACCAATGTGATTAAAAAGGTGTGA
- a CDS encoding F0F1 ATP synthase subunit epsilon, whose translation MYLEIVSPEATLFKGEVTSIAVPGINGEFELLKDHAPIVSLLKEGNVKIYGDISLEEEVKDKFTTGSDKATWLAINSGTLEINNNKVIVLAD comes from the coding sequence ATGTATTTAGAAATTGTATCACCAGAAGCAACTTTATTTAAAGGAGAAGTAACAAGTATTGCTGTTCCTGGAATAAACGGAGAGTTCGAATTATTAAAAGATCACGCTCCTATTGTTTCTCTTTTAAAAGAAGGAAATGTGAAAATTTATGGCGATATTTCTTTAGAAGAAGAAGTAAAAGATAAATTCACTACAGGAAGTGATAAAGCAACATGGTTAGCAATTAACTCTGGTACTTTAGAAATCAACAACAATAAAGTGATTGTATTAGCAGACTAA
- a CDS encoding G-D-S-L family lipolytic protein: MKNIKYALLAAVLVGFTACKSEDDFIDSPEPEVTLPALTAGSADFSNYVAIGASFTAGYTDSGLFIAGQEDSFPNTLAKQFANAGGGVFTQPLMNDNYGGLIAGGSPIISPLTGERLFAERLVFGGAGPVPLQSVNPAAMSTTDFVLNNPTGPFNNLGVPGAKSYHLLAPGFGSLANFPAAANPYAIRLTGLTPNASILDLAVDQAPTFFTLSEIGGNDVLGYAVSGGDGSDLITPLPTFDAALNGIIARLTSNGTNNVKGVVGNVPNITSLSHFTTVPYNPIPLNTANAALLNGAYAQYNGGLQVALANNLITADEAAARTIMFEVSTTNTMVLIDENLTDLSGLGLPSYRPSTSTDLFVLPLSTLIPDGYGTQIPLADKWVLTPEEQAEIATATMNYNTSIKAATDANPNLALVDLNDILDQATTTGIIFDEYDLNTELVFGGLVSLDGVHLTSRGYALMANAFLDAIDTNFGSNFRASGNVAKATDYGVNHSPLLP, encoded by the coding sequence ATGAAAAATATAAAATATGCATTACTAGCTGCAGTCCTAGTTGGGTTTACAGCTTGTAAAAGTGAAGATGATTTTATTGACTCTCCAGAACCTGAAGTAACTTTACCTGCTTTAACTGCTGGTTCTGCAGATTTCTCAAACTATGTTGCAATTGGAGCATCGTTTACAGCTGGTTATACAGATAGTGGTTTATTCATAGCTGGTCAAGAAGATTCATTTCCAAATACATTAGCAAAACAATTTGCAAATGCAGGAGGAGGAGTTTTTACACAACCTTTAATGAATGATAATTATGGTGGATTAATTGCGGGAGGTAGTCCAATAATTAGCCCTTTAACTGGAGAAAGATTATTTGCAGAAAGATTAGTATTTGGAGGAGCAGGACCTGTTCCATTACAAAGTGTAAATCCTGCGGCAATGTCTACTACAGATTTTGTTTTAAACAATCCAACAGGACCGTTTAATAATTTAGGAGTACCAGGAGCAAAAAGTTACCATTTATTAGCTCCAGGTTTTGGAAGTTTAGCTAATTTCCCTGCCGCTGCTAACCCTTACGCTATTAGATTAACGGGATTAACACCTAATGCTAGCATTTTAGATTTAGCAGTAGATCAAGCACCTACGTTTTTCACTTTAAGTGAAATAGGTGGTAATGATGTTTTAGGATATGCAGTATCCGGAGGAGATGGTAGTGACTTAATCACACCATTACCAACTTTTGATGCCGCATTAAATGGAATCATTGCAAGGTTAACTTCAAATGGTACAAATAATGTTAAAGGAGTAGTTGGTAATGTACCAAACATTACAAGTTTATCTCACTTTACAACAGTTCCTTATAATCCAATTCCGTTAAATACAGCAAATGCTGCTCTTTTAAATGGTGCATACGCGCAATATAATGGAGGATTACAAGTAGCACTTGCTAATAATTTAATTACTGCAGATGAAGCTGCTGCTAGAACCATAATGTTTGAAGTTTCTACAACAAATACGATGGTATTAATAGATGAAAACTTAACAGATTTATCTGGATTAGGTCTTCCTAGTTACAGACCATCTACATCTACTGATTTATTTGTATTACCATTATCTACTTTAATTCCTGATGGATATGGAACTCAAATTCCTTTAGCAGATAAATGGGTTTTAACTCCAGAGGAGCAAGCAGAAATTGCTACTGCAACGATGAATTACAACACTTCCATTAAAGCAGCAACAGATGCAAATCCAAACTTAGCTTTAGTAGATTTAAATGATATTTTAGACCAAGCAACTACAACAGGTATTATATTTGATGAATATGATTTGAATACAGAATTAGTATTTGGTGGTCTAGTAAGTTTAGATGGTGTTCATTTAACATCAAGAGGCTATGCATTAATGGCAAATGCCTTTTTAGATGCTATAGATACTAATTTTGGTTCTAACTTTAGAGCTTCAGGTAATGTAGCAAAAGCTACAGATTATGGTGTAAACCATTCTCCTTTATTACCATAA